Proteins encoded together in one Chitinophaga sp. LS1 window:
- a CDS encoding RagB/SusD family nutrient uptake outer membrane protein, which translates to MKKIFLAAIAIAFFAACSKSFLERSPVDEQTEESFYKTPEQALQALVSVYNQLEIGDYDNIHLVSEIASDDCFGGGGTSDLVWKQWDRFEASSNMNLSLWEKYYTGIYRANILLSKIDGVSWGSDTTLKVQYTAEARFLRAYFYFDLVRLFGNIPMTTTPLTPSELGLPQSDPAVVYAQIAEDLKYAADHLAATPYASISSSDYGRVTKWAAESLIGRVFLYYTGYYSQTDLAGVITKAEAITYLDNVINTGGFGLVDNFANLWQSALTNFVGEDNKETVWSIKFTYKGLGNWDQHNGNRMQVDIAIRNQVLDPYYKGWGAGTVSTSLWNAYDNNDTRRGGSIVSIENENLTAYSKGDQAQYTGYFWKKYTPMNEGNAVDMGGDFQIDNYYDDVVIRYADVLLMAAELNLESNLSKAQDYYNQVRDRAFLSTSYRKTLTADATGKALIMNERRLELALEGQRYWDLLRQGIDVAKAAIDNSGTTSDFTVSFPSATKGLFKIPEQEISLSNGVYQQNAGW; encoded by the coding sequence ATGAAAAAAATATTCTTAGCAGCTATAGCAATCGCGTTCTTTGCCGCTTGTAGCAAGAGCTTCCTGGAACGCTCCCCTGTTGATGAACAGACGGAAGAATCTTTCTATAAAACGCCGGAACAGGCATTGCAGGCACTGGTATCCGTATACAATCAACTGGAAATCGGTGACTATGATAATATCCACCTCGTATCTGAAATAGCCAGCGACGACTGTTTTGGCGGCGGTGGTACCTCTGACCTGGTATGGAAACAATGGGACCGCTTCGAAGCGTCTTCCAATATGAACCTGAGCCTCTGGGAGAAATATTATACAGGTATTTACAGGGCCAATATCCTCCTGTCAAAAATAGATGGTGTAAGCTGGGGTAGCGATACCACACTGAAAGTACAGTATACTGCCGAAGCCCGTTTTCTGAGAGCGTACTTCTATTTTGACCTGGTAAGGTTGTTTGGAAACATCCCTATGACAACCACTCCGCTCACGCCCAGTGAACTGGGTCTGCCACAATCTGATCCTGCTGTAGTCTATGCGCAGATCGCAGAAGACCTGAAGTATGCAGCTGATCATCTGGCAGCTACCCCTTATGCCAGCATCTCTTCTTCCGATTATGGCAGGGTGACCAAATGGGCGGCTGAGTCCCTGATAGGCCGTGTATTTTTATACTACACCGGCTATTATAGTCAGACAGATCTGGCAGGTGTGATTACAAAAGCAGAAGCCATTACTTACCTTGACAACGTGATCAACACCGGCGGGTTCGGATTGGTAGATAACTTTGCGAACCTCTGGCAGTCAGCACTCACCAACTTTGTAGGAGAAGACAATAAAGAAACCGTATGGTCTATTAAATTCACATACAAAGGGCTGGGCAATTGGGATCAGCACAATGGTAACCGTATGCAGGTAGACATCGCTATTCGTAATCAGGTACTGGATCCTTATTACAAAGGATGGGGTGCTGGTACAGTGAGCACAAGTCTCTGGAATGCGTATGACAATAATGATACCCGCCGTGGTGGTTCTATCGTATCTATTGAAAATGAAAACCTCACGGCTTACTCAAAGGGCGATCAGGCACAATACACCGGTTACTTCTGGAAGAAATATACACCAATGAATGAAGGCAATGCCGTGGATATGGGTGGTGATTTCCAGATTGACAACTACTATGATGATGTAGTGATCCGCTATGCCGATGTATTGCTGATGGCAGCAGAGCTAAACCTCGAAAGCAACCTGTCTAAAGCACAGGATTACTATAACCAGGTACGCGACAGGGCCTTCTTAAGTACCAGCTATCGCAAAACGCTCACTGCCGATGCAACGGGCAAAGCCCTCATCATGAATGAGCGCAGACTGGAACTGGCACTGGAAGGACAACGCTACTGGGACTTACTGCGTCAGGGTATAGATGTAGCAAAGGCAGCGATTGACAATTCAGGTACTACATCTGATTTTACGGTGAGCTTCCCTTCTGCCACAAAAGGCCTGTTCAAAATTCCGGAGCAGGAGATCAGTTTGTCTAATGGCGTGTATCAGCAAAACGCTGGTTGGTGA
- a CDS encoding RagB/SusD family nutrient uptake outer membrane protein, translated as MKYIIAIICITILAACNKDFLDTAPISNQNESSFYKTENDIVQAVSGVYNKLLAFPDVNNLYLSEVRSNNYYVARQDAARDYFSLSAFEITSALGTLQTAWTNDYEMIERANQVLDKIDNISFADTTKRSRMKGECKFLRALAYFELVKTFGAVPLIETTVSSAEALNYPRVGADTIYNFIVSELTTAANLLPISYSGTDKGRATKLAALGLLGRAYLFMAGYPFYKTENYTNAVNVLKQVLDAENSGWTFASTYAEIFKTASDNKYYLFEVQYLSGGKGLGNPVPGEVIPLDMDTKITPYGSYYMQGFPSDDLISSFEAGDKREFVILDTIYRNKSGVLTKRNYFKKYLDSSAAASILSSADWGINFPILRPEDVMLMYAEAVNETSGPTAEALNLVNRIRTRAGLAGISGVSQSEFRLILETERRHELAWEGLYWGDLVRTGRCLEVMNPWLQTNYSKTIDVTQELYPIPQSEMQIKPGLYYQNPGYE; from the coding sequence ATGAAATATATTATCGCAATCATTTGCATCACCATATTAGCGGCCTGTAATAAAGATTTCCTGGATACAGCGCCCATCTCCAATCAGAATGAAAGCAGTTTTTACAAAACGGAAAACGATATTGTGCAGGCTGTAAGCGGGGTGTACAACAAGCTGCTCGCTTTCCCTGACGTGAATAATTTATACCTGTCAGAGGTACGTTCCAACAACTACTATGTAGCCAGACAGGATGCTGCGAGGGATTACTTCAGCCTTTCTGCATTTGAAATCACATCTGCCTTAGGTACTTTGCAAACTGCCTGGACGAATGATTATGAAATGATAGAAAGAGCGAACCAGGTATTGGACAAGATAGATAATATCTCCTTCGCAGATACCACCAAACGTAGCAGGATGAAAGGAGAATGTAAATTTCTCCGTGCGCTCGCTTATTTTGAACTGGTAAAAACCTTTGGTGCAGTGCCTTTGATCGAAACAACGGTTTCTTCAGCAGAAGCGCTCAACTATCCCCGTGTAGGTGCAGATACGATCTACAACTTCATTGTCAGCGAACTCACAACAGCTGCTAATTTATTACCCATCAGCTATAGTGGCACAGATAAAGGCCGTGCTACAAAGCTGGCTGCTTTAGGTTTATTAGGCAGGGCATACCTGTTCATGGCAGGGTATCCGTTTTACAAAACAGAAAACTATACCAACGCGGTCAATGTGCTCAAACAGGTGCTGGATGCAGAGAATAGCGGCTGGACCTTTGCCTCCACGTATGCAGAGATCTTCAAAACAGCCAGTGATAATAAATACTATCTTTTCGAAGTACAATACCTGTCAGGAGGAAAAGGCTTAGGCAATCCTGTACCGGGCGAAGTGATTCCGCTGGACATGGATACAAAGATCACTCCTTACGGCAGCTACTACATGCAGGGCTTCCCTTCCGATGATCTGATCAGTAGTTTTGAAGCAGGTGATAAGCGGGAATTTGTGATCCTGGATACGATATACAGAAACAAATCAGGTGTACTGACGAAGCGGAACTATTTCAAAAAATACCTCGACTCCTCTGCCGCCGCTTCTATTCTCAGTAGCGCTGACTGGGGCATCAACTTCCCCATCTTAAGACCGGAAGATGTAATGCTCATGTATGCCGAGGCAGTGAATGAAACCAGTGGTCCTACAGCAGAAGCACTGAATCTGGTGAACAGGATCAGAACAAGAGCGGGACTTGCAGGTATCTCCGGTGTATCTCAATCTGAATTCAGGCTAATATTAGAAACTGAAAGAAGACATGAACTGGCGTGGGAAGGGTTGTATTGGGGAGACTTAGTACGAACAGGAAGATGTTTGGAAGTAATGAATCCATGGTTACAAACAAACTATTCAAAAACGATAGATGTGACACAGGAATTATATCCAATTCCTCAATCTGAAATGCAAATAAAACCGGGCCTGTATTACCAGAATCCCGGTTATGAATAA
- a CDS encoding sialate O-acetylesterase yields the protein MKQTGLIALLLGCMLSVKAQTISLKGEWQFTTDSAGQWSTVKLPGSMLENNKGEEVSVNTRWTGSIYDSSWYFNPEMAKYRVPGNIKYPFWLTPAKTYVGPAWYKKVVDIPADYADRRITFTMERPHWETVVYVDGQRAGMQNSMSAPHVYDLSGLLSPGRHTILVRIDNRIKEINVGPDSHSLTDHTQGNWNGTIGKLELNAGGMVWMEDVQVYPDVKRRIAKIKLLVGRRGIRSVSGKFLITANCENIKAPLKEVPFQLNKDTTAIVIDYPMGNDVLLWDEFHPDLYELKIQMIPAEGEASTKNITFGMREFKIADTRFFINGKPVFLRGTVDNAVFPLTGYPPMDEASWIRIFQKAKSYGLNHMRFHSWCPPEAAFSAADKVGFYLQPEGPSWANHGTSLGDGLPVDQYIYDETNRIAKAYGNYASFCMLAYGNEPKGGHQVDYLTQFIAYWKEKDNRRVYTGASVGNSWPLVPDNEYMVKAGARGLRWSTLPGSDFDYYDRIKDFHVPYVSHEMGQWCVYPDFTEIPKYTGVYKAKNFEIFRDQLTAHHMGAQAHDFFMASGKLQVLCYKAEIEAALRTPGLAGIQLLSINDYPGQGTALVGVLDPFWNDKPYISDKEWRHFCSPTVLLARIKKFVYTSNDTLHAAISVTNFGEKSLSAMHPLWKVKDKTGKILQQGTFPVTDIPLGDNIPLGYLHLPLKFTGNISVEISLDGTDISNSWQLWVYAPTLDISEKGIYVCDTLDAAAQKVLQDGGKVLLLAAGKVQQGKEVVQSFTPVFWNTSWFKMRPPHTLGILCNPTHPVFADFPTDYYSNYQWWELVNNTQVMELSNFPATLTPLVQNIDTWFLNRRLGMIVEAKVGKGRLIISSIDLNKEGIVTRQLKYSLLKYMQSANFKPAVDVKLPVIQELFRPGASKKVNLYTKDSPDELKPTALRLPAVVGDHMVLQQNADINIWGWGIAGEKVTIRNNWDNKTIATTVGKDGRWQAVLPTAKAGGPYTLAINNIRLSDIYLGEVWLCSGQSNMDMTVAREDRYWCGVYNEAAEVAAANYPLIRVFDTDFTPTDTIQTDVKGKWEICSPATVGHFSAAAYFFARHLQQQLQVPIGLLTTAYGGSTAEAWVSRKELAAHNFQSLLDAYAQKKAVYDTSFTARAKYKTAMERWVADAAIAKAEHKDPPRNPKDPNPEHDQHSPAVLYNGMVAPLIPFTIKGAIWYQGESNANNPNIYRSLMETLVASWRAEWHQGDFPFYYVQLANYGKPDSLPVRENGTVLIRQAQLENLSIPNSGMAVAIDNANPEDPGNIHPKNKQEIGLRLGLIADANVYNKEVAYSGPVFSKMEVQGKQIRLYFEHTDGGLMAKGDTLKGFAIAGADQHFVFANARIDGNTVIVSAPEITKPTIVRYGWAGNPATNLYNKAGLPASPFKTD from the coding sequence ATGAAACAAACAGGATTGATAGCACTGCTGCTTGGCTGTATGCTGTCTGTAAAAGCACAAACGATCTCCCTGAAGGGAGAATGGCAGTTCACCACCGACTCTGCCGGACAATGGAGCACCGTGAAATTGCCGGGTTCTATGCTGGAAAATAATAAAGGAGAGGAGGTGTCGGTGAATACAAGGTGGACGGGGAGTATCTATGATAGCTCCTGGTACTTCAATCCTGAAATGGCGAAATACCGGGTGCCGGGGAATATTAAGTATCCATTCTGGCTCACACCGGCAAAGACGTATGTAGGGCCGGCATGGTATAAGAAGGTGGTGGATATTCCGGCAGACTACGCGGATCGCAGAATTACATTTACGATGGAAAGGCCGCACTGGGAAACAGTGGTGTATGTAGATGGACAGCGGGCCGGGATGCAGAATAGTATGAGTGCACCGCATGTGTATGATCTGTCCGGGTTATTAAGTCCGGGGAGGCATACGATATTAGTGCGGATTGATAATAGGATTAAGGAGATTAATGTAGGGCCGGATTCACATAGTCTGACGGATCATACGCAGGGGAATTGGAATGGTACGATCGGGAAGTTGGAGTTGAATGCGGGGGGAATGGTGTGGATGGAGGATGTGCAGGTGTATCCGGATGTGAAGAGGCGAATTGCAAAGATTAAATTATTAGTAGGGCGAAGAGGAATCAGATCTGTATCAGGTAAGTTTTTAATTACGGCAAATTGTGAAAATATTAAAGCCCCTTTAAAGGAAGTTCCTTTTCAATTGAATAAAGATACCACTGCTATTGTGATTGATTATCCAATGGGCAATGATGTATTGTTGTGGGATGAGTTCCATCCTGATTTGTATGAGCTAAAAATTCAGATGATACCTGCTGAAGGGGAGGCCAGTACTAAAAATATCACCTTTGGTATGCGGGAATTCAAAATTGCTGATACCCGGTTTTTTATAAACGGTAAACCTGTATTTCTGCGTGGCACAGTAGACAATGCCGTCTTCCCTTTAACAGGCTATCCACCTATGGATGAAGCAAGTTGGATACGCATCTTTCAGAAAGCAAAATCATACGGCCTCAATCACATGCGCTTCCATTCCTGGTGCCCACCGGAAGCCGCTTTCAGTGCAGCAGACAAAGTTGGTTTTTACCTGCAGCCGGAAGGCCCCAGCTGGGCGAACCATGGTACATCTTTAGGAGATGGCTTACCTGTAGATCAATATATTTATGATGAGACGAACCGCATTGCAAAAGCATATGGTAACTACGCCTCTTTTTGTATGCTGGCATATGGCAATGAACCCAAAGGTGGTCATCAGGTAGATTACCTCACACAGTTTATTGCTTATTGGAAAGAGAAGGATAACAGACGGGTATATACAGGCGCTTCTGTAGGCAATAGCTGGCCATTGGTGCCGGATAATGAATACATGGTGAAAGCCGGCGCCCGTGGTCTACGTTGGTCTACGTTGCCGGGTAGTGATTTTGATTACTATGATCGCATCAAAGATTTTCATGTGCCTTATGTGAGTCATGAAATGGGTCAGTGGTGTGTATATCCCGACTTTACTGAAATACCTAAATATACAGGTGTATACAAAGCAAAGAACTTTGAGATATTCCGTGATCAGCTCACAGCGCATCATATGGGTGCGCAGGCACATGATTTCTTTATGGCTTCCGGAAAATTGCAGGTATTATGTTATAAAGCAGAAATAGAGGCAGCTCTACGTACACCGGGTTTAGCGGGTATTCAGTTATTATCCATCAATGATTATCCGGGACAGGGTACCGCATTGGTAGGTGTATTGGATCCGTTCTGGAATGATAAGCCTTATATCAGTGACAAAGAATGGCGGCACTTTTGTAGTCCGACAGTACTGCTGGCGAGGATAAAGAAATTTGTATACACCAGTAACGATACTTTGCATGCAGCTATATCTGTGACGAACTTTGGAGAGAAATCTTTATCGGCGATGCACCCTCTCTGGAAGGTAAAAGACAAAACCGGTAAGATATTGCAACAAGGTACATTCCCGGTCACAGATATTCCATTGGGTGATAATATCCCTTTAGGTTACTTACACCTGCCTTTAAAATTTACAGGTAATATCAGTGTGGAAATTAGTCTCGATGGTACGGATATCAGCAACAGCTGGCAGCTGTGGGTATATGCGCCAACTTTGGATATTTCTGAAAAAGGTATTTATGTATGCGATACATTGGATGCCGCTGCACAAAAGGTATTGCAGGATGGTGGGAAGGTACTGTTGCTGGCAGCAGGAAAGGTACAACAAGGAAAAGAAGTCGTACAGAGTTTTACTCCTGTATTCTGGAATACCTCCTGGTTCAAGATGCGTCCGCCACATACATTAGGCATCTTATGTAATCCTACACATCCTGTATTTGCAGATTTTCCTACAGACTATTATAGCAACTATCAATGGTGGGAGCTGGTGAATAATACACAGGTCATGGAGCTGTCCAACTTTCCTGCTACTTTGACACCATTGGTACAAAATATAGATACCTGGTTCCTGAACAGACGATTAGGAATGATCGTGGAAGCGAAAGTAGGGAAGGGAAGATTGATCATCAGTAGTATTGATCTGAATAAAGAAGGAATAGTCACCCGCCAGCTGAAGTATAGTTTATTGAAGTATATGCAGTCTGCCAACTTCAAACCAGCTGTAGATGTGAAGCTGCCTGTGATACAGGAATTGTTCAGACCGGGTGCATCAAAGAAAGTAAACCTGTATACGAAGGATAGTCCGGATGAATTGAAGCCGACTGCTTTACGGTTACCTGCAGTAGTAGGCGATCATATGGTATTACAACAAAATGCGGATATAAACATCTGGGGATGGGGTATAGCTGGTGAGAAGGTGACGATCCGGAATAACTGGGATAATAAAACCATTGCGACCACAGTGGGTAAAGATGGCCGCTGGCAGGCGGTGCTGCCTACTGCCAAAGCAGGTGGGCCGTATACACTGGCGATAAATAATATCCGCTTATCTGATATTTATTTGGGTGAAGTGTGGTTGTGTTCCGGACAATCAAATATGGATATGACAGTAGCACGCGAAGATCGCTACTGGTGTGGCGTGTACAATGAAGCTGCGGAAGTTGCGGCAGCTAATTACCCATTGATCCGTGTTTTTGATACCGACTTTACACCAACTGATACCATTCAAACGGATGTAAAAGGCAAGTGGGAAATTTGTTCACCAGCTACAGTAGGTCACTTCTCTGCCGCCGCGTATTTCTTTGCAAGGCATCTGCAACAGCAGTTGCAGGTACCAATAGGTTTGCTCACCACTGCTTATGGTGGCAGTACGGCGGAAGCATGGGTAAGTAGAAAAGAATTAGCCGCTCATAACTTCCAGTCTTTATTGGATGCGTATGCGCAGAAAAAGGCTGTGTATGATACCAGCTTTACAGCGCGTGCAAAATATAAAACGGCGATGGAACGCTGGGTGGCAGATGCGGCTATCGCAAAGGCGGAGCATAAAGATCCTCCCCGGAATCCAAAAGATCCTAATCCTGAGCACGATCAGCATAGTCCTGCTGTATTGTACAATGGGATGGTAGCGCCGTTGATCCCTTTTACCATTAAAGGGGCTATCTGGTATCAGGGAGAGTCTAATGCCAACAATCCAAACATATACCGCTCTTTGATGGAGACATTGGTAGCCAGTTGGAGAGCTGAGTGGCATCAGGGAGATTTTCCTTTCTATTATGTGCAGTTAGCGAACTATGGTAAACCAGATTCATTGCCGGTAAGAGAAAATGGAACGGTGTTGATCAGACAGGCACAGCTGGAAAATTTAAGCATTCCAAATAGTGGGATGGCAGTGGCGATAGATAATGCGAATCCTGAAGATCCGGGGAATATACATCCAAAGAATAAGCAGGAGATAGGGTTGCGGTTAGGGTTAATTGCTGATGCAAATGTGTATAATAAAGAGGTCGCCTATAGTGGTCCGGTATTTTCAAAAATGGAAGTGCAAGGCAAACAGATCAGGTTATATTTTGAACATACAGATGGAGGATTGATGGCAAAAGGTGATACATTGAAAGGGTTTGCGATAGCAGGTGCAGATCAGCATTTTGTATTTGCAAATGCACGTATAGATGGGAATACGGTGATCGTATCAGCACCAGAAATAACAAAACCTACCATTGTAAGATATGGATGGGCCGGCAATCCTGCCACCAATTTATATAACAAAGCTGGCCTGCCAGCAAGTCCTTTCAAAACAGATTAA
- a CDS encoding TonB-dependent receptor, with amino-acid sequence MKQILLLAALLLLGQCLHAAFAPVTGQIVDDADQTPLIGVSVKVKNTNKGTTTNAQGQFTLDVTDNIVLVISYVGYEPKEVTVSGPHLTIRLSKANKGLNEVVVIGYGSVAKKNLVGAVASIGETQIKDRPITRIDQALAAQMPGVQVQSITGTPGAALQIRVRGAASVSGSNDPLYIVDGVPVDDLGDIDPATIQSVDVLKDASAAAIYGARGSNGVVLITTKRGQTGKPIIAFSATYARQEPEKLVAMMSPTEWIQFKKDIIDSSWVALGRTKGKSYTASDNMDFRASELGGTVANTHDLASTTYMYDPYWAYGTDSLDYVNWQDEFFRPAWMQKYNLSASGGNENVTYLLSGEYMDQDGMAVNTGYKRYTFRSNMEIKVSERVKVGLQLSPSISWTTGAGIDGRSGIGPSVAGTAPIQEKGVGVHSGAITSDAYRWVADQISPVEVMEKTMNKTELTKLLSQMYINAALAKGLRLNLTGAWNSSSSDYKYYQPTSVTSARRTATEGSQSTATRKTARTQYYLFQALLTYDKQLGKHGFNFIAGASTENNNAANTAQTNKVFANDNLYTFDQGSSTVTTSSTTESKRTLASFFGRVNYNFNSRYLLSVSFRQDGSSRFGEDSRWGAFPAASIGWRISDENFMSGLRHIFSDLKIRYSWGIAGNDRIGGDYPSIGLVTSTNYVFGETQAQSTGFSVTSITNPNLRWEKTTSNDIGFDATILNDRFTLSFDYYDKITRDLLLSVPVARATGFTKENSNIGSVRNWGYEINLNSRNLRGKDFSWETALNFSWNKNKVVQLNNDNTPIYTGWENTVKIAVGRPLYTYVLYDAIGVYQTEEQLKNLPKRSSTIIGDPVYRDVNKDGTINANDMTEVGHPDPNYTWGMTNRFSYKRFDLSLLLQGQWGNQIFSMFGRNIDRPTTGLGNYNAKQVWVNRFRSVSEPGDGKTPRIDASTASLYDTRWLYKGAFYKIKNLTVGYTFRPGFVKGIRNARLYFSADNLWMHDNYSGGYSPEAFQSDYLSDWSSYPTARTYSMGINIGL; translated from the coding sequence ATGAAACAAATTTTATTATTGGCAGCTTTGCTCCTCCTCGGGCAATGCCTCCATGCGGCATTCGCCCCGGTCACAGGACAAATCGTGGACGATGCCGATCAGACACCATTAATTGGTGTGAGTGTAAAGGTGAAAAACACCAATAAAGGGACTACCACCAATGCGCAGGGACAATTCACACTCGACGTAACAGACAATATCGTACTCGTCATCTCTTACGTCGGCTATGAACCGAAAGAAGTTACTGTGAGTGGTCCACACCTCACCATTCGTTTATCAAAAGCAAACAAAGGATTGAATGAAGTCGTCGTAATTGGTTACGGCAGCGTGGCTAAAAAGAACCTGGTAGGCGCCGTCGCTTCCATCGGTGAAACCCAGATCAAAGACCGGCCTATCACCCGCATCGATCAGGCACTCGCCGCTCAGATGCCCGGCGTACAGGTACAATCCATCACAGGTACACCCGGTGCTGCGCTACAGATCAGGGTAAGAGGCGCCGCCTCCGTATCCGGCAGCAATGATCCGTTGTACATTGTAGATGGGGTACCCGTTGATGACTTAGGCGATATCGATCCTGCTACCATACAATCTGTAGATGTGCTCAAAGATGCATCGGCTGCTGCGATATACGGTGCCAGAGGTTCTAACGGTGTAGTGCTCATCACTACCAAAAGAGGTCAGACTGGTAAACCCATCATCGCTTTCTCCGCCACCTATGCCAGACAGGAACCTGAAAAGTTAGTCGCCATGATGTCGCCCACAGAATGGATCCAATTCAAAAAAGACATTATCGACTCTTCCTGGGTAGCTCTTGGCAGAACAAAAGGAAAGAGCTATACGGCCAGTGATAACATGGATTTTCGTGCCTCCGAATTAGGGGGCACCGTTGCGAACACCCATGATCTGGCCAGCACCACCTATATGTATGATCCTTACTGGGCGTACGGTACAGATAGTCTCGATTACGTGAACTGGCAGGATGAATTTTTCCGGCCGGCCTGGATGCAGAAGTACAACCTCTCTGCCTCAGGAGGTAATGAAAATGTAACGTACCTCTTATCAGGCGAATACATGGATCAGGATGGGATGGCTGTGAACACCGGTTACAAACGCTACACCTTCCGTTCCAACATGGAAATTAAGGTAAGCGAACGCGTGAAAGTCGGACTGCAATTATCACCTTCCATTTCATGGACAACTGGTGCAGGCATCGATGGCCGTAGTGGTATTGGTCCATCTGTAGCTGGTACGGCTCCCATACAGGAGAAGGGCGTCGGGGTACACTCCGGTGCTATCACCTCGGATGCTTATCGCTGGGTAGCAGACCAGATCAGCCCTGTAGAAGTGATGGAAAAGACGATGAACAAAACAGAGCTGACGAAGTTGCTCTCACAAATGTATATCAATGCGGCATTAGCAAAAGGCCTTCGCCTGAACCTGACCGGTGCCTGGAACAGTAGTAGCAGTGATTACAAATATTACCAGCCTACCTCCGTGACTTCCGCCAGAAGAACCGCTACCGAAGGTTCTCAGAGTACGGCCACCCGCAAGACTGCCCGTACACAATACTACCTCTTCCAGGCATTGCTCACCTACGATAAGCAACTGGGCAAACACGGCTTTAACTTCATAGCCGGTGCAAGTACAGAAAACAACAACGCGGCGAATACGGCGCAAACCAACAAGGTATTTGCCAATGATAACCTGTACACCTTTGACCAGGGTTCCTCTACGGTGACTACATCCAGCACGACAGAATCAAAGCGCACACTCGCATCCTTCTTTGGTCGTGTCAATTACAACTTCAACAGCCGGTATTTATTATCAGTGAGCTTCCGGCAGGATGGTAGTTCCCGCTTTGGCGAAGACTCCCGCTGGGGCGCCTTCCCTGCCGCTTCTATCGGTTGGAGGATCAGTGATGAAAACTTTATGAGTGGCCTGCGACACATCTTTAGTGACCTCAAAATCCGCTACTCCTGGGGGATTGCCGGTAATGACAGGATAGGAGGGGATTATCCTTCCATCGGCCTGGTGACCAGCACCAACTACGTATTTGGAGAAACACAGGCACAAAGCACCGGTTTCTCAGTGACCAGTATCACCAATCCTAACCTTCGCTGGGAAAAGACGACCTCCAACGATATCGGCTTCGATGCGACTATCCTGAATGACCGGTTCACCCTCTCTTTTGACTATTATGACAAGATCACCAGAGACCTGTTACTAAGCGTACCCGTGGCCCGTGCTACCGGCTTTACAAAAGAAAACTCCAATATCGGTTCTGTAAGGAACTGGGGGTATGAGATCAACCTGAACTCAAGGAACCTCCGTGGTAAAGACTTCAGCTGGGAAACGGCCCTCAACTTTTCCTGGAACAAAAACAAGGTGGTACAACTGAACAACGACAACACCCCCATCTACACCGGTTGGGAGAATACCGTTAAAATAGCCGTAGGAAGGCCATTATACACCTATGTGCTCTACGATGCTATAGGTGTATATCAAACGGAAGAACAGCTGAAAAACCTGCCTAAAAGAAGCAGTACGATCATTGGGGACCCTGTGTACAGAGACGTAAACAAAGACGGTACGATCAACGCCAATGATATGACAGAAGTGGGCCATCCTGATCCCAACTACACCTGGGGCATGACCAACCGCTTCAGTTACAAACGCTTTGACCTGTCTCTTTTATTACAGGGCCAATGGGGCAACCAGATCTTCAGCATGTTTGGCCGTAATATCGACCGTCCGACCACCGGGCTGGGTAACTACAATGCAAAGCAGGTGTGGGTGAACCGATTCCGTAGCGTGAGTGAACCCGGCGATGGAAAGACACCCCGCATCGATGCATCCACCGCCAGTTTGTACGATACCCGCTGGCTCTACAAAGGTGCTTTTTACAAGATCAAAAACCTCACCGTCGGGTATACTTTCCGCCCGGGTTTTGTGAAAGGTATCCGTAATGCGCGGCTGTATTTCAGCGCAGATAACCTCTGGATGCATGACAACTACTCCGGTGGTTATTCTCCTGAAGCCTTTCAGTCCGATTATCTGAGTGACTGGTCCAGCTACCCGACCGCACGCACATACAGCATGGGTATTAATATCGGATTATAA